The genome window GCCCTGGGCGTACTTGGCGTCCCACTTGGCGATGTCCTCGTCCGTGTTACCGGCGGCCTTGAGATCCTCGGGCTCGGGCTTGGGGAGGTCGTCCCAGCCCTTGAAGGTGTTGTCGTAGAGGTACTGTTCGGGCGGGCCGCCCCAGGTTTCCTCGAACCGGCCTCCGCCGATGGGTGCGCCGGAGTTCGCAGGCGTACGGGAGTACGTCTTGCCGAGGTGGTACTCGTCGCAGCGCTTGCCGCCGATGATCTTCGCGGTGTCGCCCGGCGCGGCGTGCGCGAGGGTGGGCGGAAGTCCGACCAGCATCATCCCGGCCGCCGAGGCGACCGCGAGCGCGGATGCCAGACGTCGGCGCAGCCGAACTCTCATGGGTGTTTTCAATGCGTGTCCCTGGTGGGGGGCTCATGGGACAAGGCCGGTGGACGGGATAGGGCCCCCGTGACATGTCCCTGCCCACCGCTCTTACACCCTAGAACCCCAGACGGCCCACAGAGCAACAGTTGTTGACGCTCGGCATGTCAACTCGACGACGTGGCTTGTCAGTTCGCCGCACGCCGGCGTGTTCGCTACCGTGGCCACCCATGACCACTTCCGCGGATCACGGCACGGACCCGACGCGGCACCCGGAGCTTCTCGCGTGGCTGCATGGGCGCCGGCAGGCCTTCGACCAGTGGGCGCAGCAGACCGGCGCCGACCGGCTCGACTTCAGCCCTGACTCCCTGGACGAACTCGAAGACCTTCTCCGCGAGACGTTCCAGTCGGACGAGGAGCTCCGTGCCCAGCGGCTGGACCCGTTCGTACAGGGCGCCGTCTGGTACCTCGGGGAAGTGATCTGCCGCGCCAAGGGCATGGTGTGGAAGTTCGAGCGCGACGTCGACGCGGCCGACACGGCTGCGATGCCGCCTCTGTTCGGTACGGAGGCACCGCCAGGCGTTCTCGACACTCCGTGTGTCAGCTTCCCGGAGGACGGCCCCGAGCGGGGCCTGTATCCGCTGAACGTCCTGTGCCGCACGCTCATCGCCAAGGACGAGCTGGGTGAGCCGGTCGACGAGCACCTGGTCGACGCCCTCGCAGACGACTACCTCGATGACGACTTCGACGAGGGCGAGGACGACGGCGAAGAATAGGGCTTGTTCTTCAGGTCGTCAGAAGGCGGCGAAGATTTTCAAGGAGATCGGTGTGTACGGCGCCTCGGGCCCGCCGTGACCACGCCGCCGAGCGGCACACCGCTCCCACTGACAGCCCCTCTTTCACTGGCACAGGGCCTGATCGAGGGCCGCGATTTCGTCGCGCCGGGCCGCCACCTGCCGTAGCTCTTTTGTTGTGAGGATGCTGTGGCGGCGGGAAATCGGGCTTCCGGCCTCTGGAGTCACTCTCTACCCTCCGGGACTCATGACAACAGAACCCGCGCAGCAGCCGCAGGAGAACACCGGCCACACCCGCAGACGGTTCCTCGCGGGCGCCGGAGGAGTGGCGAGCGCGCTCGCCTTACGGCCGAGCGGCAGCGCCCGTGCCGCCACCCGCAAGCACGTCGCCGTCCTCGGCGGCGGTGTCTCCGGGCTCAGCGCCGCGCAGGAACTCGCCGAACGCGGCTATGCCGTCACCGTCTACGAGTACTACGACGTCCTCGGCGGCAAGGCCCGCTCCATGGACGTGCCCGGTACGGGGAGCGGTGGCCGCAGACCGCTGCCCGGCGAGCACGGCTTCCGGTTCTTCCCCGGTTTCTACCGGAACCTCCCGGACACCATGCGCCGCATCCCCTTCCCCGGCAATGCGAACGGCGTCCACGACAACCTGCGCAGTGGGACCGAGGAGTTGTTCGCCCGCAGTTCCGGCCGTCCCGACCTGCACTTCCCCCTGCGCCGGGTCACCACCCCGCCTGCTCCCGGCGACATCACCCCGTCCTGGCTCCGCGACCAGATCCTGTCCGTACTGGACCTGGGCACCCACCTGCCCGCCCACGAGGCCGCCTACTTCGCCGACCGCCTCCTGGTCCACCTCACCAGTTGCGACGCCCGCCGCGAGGACCAGTGGGAGAAGACGTCCTGGTGGCGGTTCATCCGGGCCGAGGAGATGAGCGCGGAGTACCAGACCCTGCTCGGCATCGGCCAGACCCGCAACCTCGTCGCCACGCGCGCGGAGGTGGCGTCCACGCGTACGGTCGGCCGCGTCATCATCGAGGCCCTCATCCTCTGGGGTCTGCTCGGCCGCGGCCTGGACGGCGACGCCGACATCGACCGCGTCCTCAACGCCCCGACGAGCGAGGCCTGGATCGACCCCTGGGCAGCGCACCTGCGCTCCCTCGGCGTCGAGTTCGTACTCGGCACCGAGGTCCGCGAGGTTCTGTACGCGGGCGGGCGCGTCACCGGCGTGAGGGTCGCCGCGCGCGACGGCGGTGACGAGCGCACCGTCACCGCCGACCACTACGTCTCCGCGATGCCCGTCGAACACGCCCGCCGCACCTGGGGCACCGCCCTGCGCGCCGCCGATCCGCAGCTCGCCCGGTGCGACGCGCTCAAGACGGACTGGATGACCGGGGTGCAGTTCTATCTGCGTACGCCCACGCCCGTCGTCCACGGGCACATCAACTGCCTGGACTCGCCCTGGTCGGTAACCGGGATCGGGCAGGCGCAGTTCTGGGACGTACGGGACTTCTCGCGGGACTACGGCGACGGTCAGGCCCGGGACTGCCTGTCCGCGATCATCTCGGAGTGGGACAAGCCCGGCATCCTCTACGGCAAGACGGCCCGCGAGTGCACCAAGGAGGAGATCGTCGCCGAGCTGTGGGCCCAGCTGAAGGACGGACTCAACGACTCGGGGAAGACCACGCTGAGCGACGAGGACCGCCTGGGCTGGTTCATGGACCCGGCGGTGACCGGTCTCGGCGGCCCCGACCCGCAGAACCGCGAGCCGCTCCTCATCCACCCGAC of Streptomyces cynarae contains these proteins:
- a CDS encoding hydroxysqualene dehydroxylase, with the translated sequence MTTEPAQQPQENTGHTRRRFLAGAGGVASALALRPSGSARAATRKHVAVLGGGVSGLSAAQELAERGYAVTVYEYYDVLGGKARSMDVPGTGSGGRRPLPGEHGFRFFPGFYRNLPDTMRRIPFPGNANGVHDNLRSGTEELFARSSGRPDLHFPLRRVTTPPAPGDITPSWLRDQILSVLDLGTHLPAHEAAYFADRLLVHLTSCDARREDQWEKTSWWRFIRAEEMSAEYQTLLGIGQTRNLVATRAEVASTRTVGRVIIEALILWGLLGRGLDGDADIDRVLNAPTSEAWIDPWAAHLRSLGVEFVLGTEVREVLYAGGRVTGVRVAARDGGDERTVTADHYVSAMPVEHARRTWGTALRAADPQLARCDALKTDWMTGVQFYLRTPTPVVHGHINCLDSPWSVTGIGQAQFWDVRDFSRDYGDGQARDCLSAIISEWDKPGILYGKTARECTKEEIVAELWAQLKDGLNDSGKTTLSDEDRLGWFMDPAVTGLGGPDPQNREPLLIHPTGTLYNRPSARTAVPNFFLAGDYVRTDVDLATMEGANESARRAVNALLDADGADAERCRVWELYRPPELEPLKRVDEVRYRLGLPNTFDVG